The Peribacillus simplex genome contains the following window.
CATTCCGCTAATCGGAGTAGGCTTCGCCTATCTTGTCACAAGTCCGATCCTTGGATTCATGGCAGACCATGGTTGGATTACAGTCGATTCACAGGCCATTTCAATCATGACCGTATTATTATTCGGTGCCGGAACGGATTATTGTCTATTTTTAATCTCTCACTACAGAAGTGAATTAAGGACTCATGAAAGTAAACGGGATGCCATGATCGCGGCATTCAAAGATTCATCAGGCGCCATTGCGATGAGCGGCCTTACGATCGTCATTTCCCTACTAACATTGCTTGTAGCCAAATACGGAGCCTATCACCGTTTTGCTGTACCATTCAGCTTGTCCATTTTAATCATGATGGTAGCGGCTTTAACACTTGTACCGGCATTGCTTTCTGTATTCGGCAGGGCTTCCTTCTTCCCAATCGTTCCTCGCACACCAGAAATGGAAGAAGCACGTGCTAAGAAAAAGGGAAAATCCGTCAAAAAACTTAAAGGATCAGGCCGAATCGGTAATTGGATTGGTAATATCGTCACAACCAAACCATGGACCGTCATCCTTACATGCCTGATCATCTTCAGTGTTTTAGCTGGATATTCTTCGCAAATAAAATATTCATATGATATTCTCTCTTCTTTCCCTAAAGATATGAACTCCCGGGAAGGCTATACTGTCATATCCAACTCTTATTCACCAGGCGAACTGGCACCAGCCACAGTGGTTGTCGATACGGATGGTAAGGATATCGATTTGTCGGATGCATTAAAAGGGATGAGCATCGTTGACAGTGTTGCTGATCCAGTTACAAGTAAATCAAATAAAAGTCTGCAATCCTATGAAGTCACATTCAACATAAACCCATATGATATCGAGGCCATTGATTCAATTCCAGAAATCCGCAACATGGCGGAGAAAGAATTGAAGGCGGCCAATGTCTCTTCAGTTGATGAAAAGGTTTGGGTTGGCGGGCAAACTGCGACACAATTTGATAAAAGGGATACCGTAAAAGCCGATGAATTCATGATCATCCCGATTATCATCGTCCTGATTTCCTTGCTCCTTTTAGCCTACTTGCGATCTGTGACAGCCATGGTGTATTTAATGGGAACGGTCATACTCTCATTCTTTGCAGCTATGGGCTTAGGCTGGATAATCTTGCACTATTTCATGGGTGTGGATGCCATAGAGGGGACAATTCCACTTTATTCATTCGTATTCCTGGTCGCACTTGGAGAAGATTATAACATTTTCATGGTTTCAAGCATTTGGCGCAAGAAAAAGACGATGCCAATCAAGCAGTCCATAAGAGAAGGCGTTGCAGAAACTAGCG
Protein-coding sequences here:
- a CDS encoding MMPL family transporter, producing MDESILGRLGRMMTGKTSRWIVIAVWIITAILLTFTLPAVNDRTANNAADLPADSASVVADELIKEEFPNSSGLPALLTWHREGGLTAADLAEIQYISKELTDNPLTQQSFLPPLHDIPLPALQESVSEDGTTFVQPLFFKEKTGTAILEKNLGTINEIVSARIGSDPFKVSTDSDELSLRVTGPVGISVDATGLFSGADFQLLLATVILVLVVLLLIYRSPLLAIIPLIGVGFAYLVTSPILGFMADHGWITVDSQAISIMTVLLFGAGTDYCLFLISHYRSELRTHESKRDAMIAAFKDSSGAIAMSGLTIVISLLTLLVAKYGAYHRFAVPFSLSILIMMVAALTLVPALLSVFGRASFFPIVPRTPEMEEARAKKKGKSVKKLKGSGRIGNWIGNIVTTKPWTVILTCLIIFSVLAGYSSQIKYSYDILSSFPKDMNSREGYTVISNSYSPGELAPATVVVDTDGKDIDLSDALKGMSIVDSVADPVTSKSNKSLQSYEVTFNINPYDIEAIDSIPEIRNMAEKELKAANVSSVDEKVWVGGQTATQFDKRDTVKADEFMIIPIIIVLISLLLLAYLRSVTAMVYLMGTVILSFFAAMGLGWIILHYFMGVDAIEGTIPLYSFVFLVALGEDYNIFMVSSIWRKKKTMPIKQSIREGVAETSGVITSAGIILAATFSVLATLPIQVLVQFGLITALGVLMDTFIVRPFLVPAITALLGRRAFWPSKVTNQQVKQHDNL